One stretch of Cyclopterus lumpus isolate fCycLum1 chromosome 10, fCycLum1.pri, whole genome shotgun sequence DNA includes these proteins:
- the map1lc3cl gene encoding microtubule-associated proteins 1A/1B light chain 3C, which yields MAPFEKSMEMMPFKQRKCLETRKDEVCTIRTKFPNKLPVIVERYIREKTLPLLDKTKFLVPFELTLGQFLCLLRNKISLESTQALFLLVAEKSMSCMSSSMREVYSHHSDTDGFLYITYASQEVFGAPQPAARSPC from the exons ATGGCTCCTTTTGAGAAATCCATGGAGATGATGCCTTTCAAGCAGAGGAAATGCCTTG AAACAAGAAAAGATGAAGTCTGCACCATTCGCACTAAATTCCCCAACAAACTGCCT GTGATAGTTGAACGTTACATCCGTGAAAAGACTCTGCCCCTGTTGGACAAAACTAAGTTCCTGGTTCCCTTCGAGCTCACTTTGGGTCAGTTCCTCTGTCTGCTCAG GAATAAGATTTCATTGGAGTCCACCCAGGCTCTGTTCCTCTTGGTGGCAGAGAAGAGCATGTCCTGCATGTCTTCCAGCATGAGGGAGGTGTATTCCCACCACAGCGACACAGACGGCTTCCTCTACATCACCTACGCCTCACAGGAGGTGTTCGGAGCACCTCAACCAGCAGCCAGGTCGCCCTGCTGA
- the ehd1a gene encoding EH domain-containing protein 1a, with protein MFRKNLKKDPELFQNVSEGLRRLYRTKLFPLEDAYRFHDFHSPALEDADFDNKPMVLLVGQYSTGKTTFIRHLMEQDFPGMRIGPEPTTDSFIAVMHGEQDGVIPGNALVVDPKKPFRKLNAFGNAFLNRFMCAQMPNRVLESISIIDTPGILSGEKQRISRGYDFAAVLEWFAERVDRIILLFDAHKLDISDEFSEVIRALKNHEDKMRVVLNKADQISTQQLMRVYGALMWSLGKIINTPEVVRVYIGSFWAQPLLVPDNRKLFEAEEQDLFLDIQSLPRNAALRKLNDLIKRARLAKVQAYIISSLKKDMPSVFGKESKKKELIANLGEIYHKIEKEHQISPGDFPNITKMQEQLNGQDFTKFAALKPKLLEAVEDMLANDIARLMAMVRQEEAAMPSQSVKGGAFEGTMNGPFGHGYGEGASEGIDELEWVVGRDKPTYDEIFYTLSPINGKVSGAAAKKEMLKSKLPNTVLGKIWKLADVDKDGLLDDEEFALANHLIKVKLEGHELPPSLPGHLIPPSKRALALED; from the exons ATGTTCAGAAAGAACTTGAAGAAGGACCCGGAGCTGTTTCAGAACGTGTCGGAGGGGCTGCGACGGCTCTACCGGACCAAGCTGTTCCCTCTGGAGGACGCGTATCGGTTCCACGACTTCCACTCCCCTGCGCTCGAGGATGCCGACTTCGACAACAAACCTATGGTGCTGCTGGTGGGTCAGTACTCCACGGGCAAGACCACCTTCATTCGACACCTCATGGAGCAGGACTTCCCCGGTATGCGGATTGGCCCCGAGCCGACAACGGACTCGTTCATCGCGGTGATGCACGGCGAACAGGACGGGGTGATACCGGGTAACGCGCTGGTGGTCGACCCCAAGAAGCCCTTCCGCAAACTCAACGCCTTCGGCAACGCTTTTCTGAACAG GTTCATGTGTGCCCAGATGCCTAACCGCGTCCTGGAGAGCATCAGTATCATCGATACTCCTGGAATTCTGTCTGGGGAGAAACAGAGGATAAGCAGAG GTTACGACTTTGCCGCAGTGCTGGAGTGGTTTGCAGAGCGCGTCGACCGCATCATCCTCCTGTTCGACGCTCACAAGCTGGACATCTCGGACGAGTTCTCCGAGGTCATCCGAGCACTGAAGAACCATGAGGACAAAATGCGCGTGGTCCTGAACAAGGCGGACCAGATCAGCACCCAGCAGCTGATGAGGGTTTATGGAGCTCTGATGTGGTCTTTGGGAAAAATCATCAACACACCTGAG GTGGTGCGTGTGTACATTGGGTCTTTCTGGGCGCAGCCCTTGTTGGTCCCAGACAACAGGAAGTTGTTTGAAGCAGAAGAGCAGGACCTGTTCTTGGACATCCAGTCGTTGCCACGTAACGCAGCTCTACGCAAACTCAATGACCTCATCAAACGAGCCCGACTCGCCAAG GTACAGGCCTATATTATCAGCTCTCTGAAAAAAGACATGCCGAGTGTGTTTGGGAAGGAATCCAAGAAGAAGGAGCTGATAGCCAACCTGGGAGAAATCTACCATAAGATTGAGAAGGAGCATCAGATCTCACCTGGAGATTTCCCCAATATTACCAAGATGCAG GAGCAACTGAATGGCCAGGACTTCACTAAGTTCGCAGCACTGAAGCCCAAGCTGCTGGAGGCTGTGGAGGACATGCTGGCCAACGACATCGCCCGTCTTATGGCCATGGTGCGCCAGGAAGAGGCCGCCATGCCCAGCCAGTCCGTCAAGGGTGGAGCTTTTGAGGGAACCATGAATGGACCCTTTGGCCATGGCTATGGAGAGGGTGCCAGCGAAGGCATCGACGAGCTGGAGTGGGTGGTGGGTCGCGACAAGCCTACATATGATGAGATCTTCTACACCCTCTCTCCCATCAATGGCAAAGTGTCCGGCGCTGCAGCCAAGAAGGAGATGCTGAAGTCCAAGCTGCCCAACACAGTCCTGGGAAAGATCTGGAAGCTAGCAGACGTGGATAAAGATGGCCTCCTCGATGACGAGGAGTTCGCCCTGGCCAACCACCTGATCAAAGTGAAGCTGGAGGGCCACGAGCTGCCACCCTCGCTCCCTGGACACCTGATTCCCCCATCCAAACGCGCGTTAGCCctggaggactag
- the ubxn1 gene encoding UBX domain-containing protein 1, with protein MAELTTLESLLEMGFERNRAEKAVANTGNQGIEQAMDWLMEHENDPDIDEPFVPPVGNVLGGEADSQSTTEQPSLADTAEGTAGGEGSCDDDDASARMPMSEEEKLDQVRRLEELMRVKQAERRERERAEELEREKQRRRQGQELQHIRQKLQDDDMKKLTDQRMKEKMEDKMARQRVKDKIARDREERAQKFGGGVPPSTAASSQPAQPSPSSPTSHGPPPTKKEYDESRIQVRLLDGSTITAVFKAQEPLAAVRVYVQVNGNTPEGQDFTLLSPYPRHVYTELDMEKPLKELGLVPSAVLVVAKK; from the exons ATGGCAGAGCTAACAACACTAGAGAGCCTGCTGGAGATGGGCTTTGAAAGAAACAGAGC GGAAAAGGCAGTGGCCAACACAGGAAACCAGGGAATAGAACAAGCCATGGactg GCTGATGGAACATGAGAACGACCCAGACATTGATGAGCCCTTTGTGCCGCCTGTGGGGAATGTCCTGGGAGGAGAAGCAGACAGCCAGTCCACCACAGAACAGCCGTCACTAGCCGACACCGCTGAAG GGACAGCAGGTGGAGAAGGCAGCTGCGATGATGATGACGCAAGTGCAAGGATGCCAATGTCGGAGGAGGAGAAACTTGACCAAGTTAGAAG GCTAGAGGAGCTGATGCGGGTGAAGCAGGCGGAGAGGCGAGAGCGAGAGCGGGCAGAAGAGTTGGAGCGGGAGAAGCAGCGGAGGAGACAGGGCCAAGAGCTGCAGCATATTCGCCAAAAGCTGCAGGATGATGATATGAAAAAGCTTACTGATCAGCGCATgaaagagaagatggaggacaaAATGGCAAG GCAAAGGGTTAAAGACAAGATTGCacgagacagagaggagagagcacaAAAG TTTGGAGGCGGTGTACCCCCGAGCACCGCAGCATCGTCTCAACCTGCCCAGCCCAGCCCCTCGTCACCCACCAGTCACGGCCCTCCACCCACTAAGAAGGAGTATGATGAGTCCAGGATACAG GTACGTCTGCTGGACGGCTCGACCATCACCGCAGTCTTCAAGGCCCAGGAGCCGCTGGCTGCAGTGCGCGTCTATGTGCAGGTGAACGGAAATACACCTGAGGGTCaagacttcacgctgctgtcgCCCTACCCCCGTCACGTCTACACCGAACTGGACATGGAGAAGCCCCTCAAAGAACTGG GTTTGGTGCCTTCAGCTGTGCTGGTTGTTGCCAAAAAGTAA